The genomic interval GGGCCACCGAGGCTGTTCCATGTATTTGCACTTTGCACAAAGCTTTCAGCAGTTGCagggaaacatattttttaaaaaaatttcctttccaGTTCCTTGCTGTCTCTTTTGttcgtttggggtttttttccccttttaatgGTTTTTGTCCCTTTAACTTCATGCTCAATGCACAGCTAGTGGGCTTAAGTCCTTGATTCAGGCATTATGaatagtgaaaataaaaatgtgtatgtttcTTGCATACCTTGCAGAATTAATACAGAAATCAGGAGAGCTTACTGGTTGGGTACCAGAAAGTCAGCaattaaaacagtgaaaagCCTGAATCTGCTTTCACCTTATTTCAGTCAACAGAcataatatttactttctttttctctatccATGCCTGTTTATAGATTAAATGCTGCTTAGTTAAGTAGAAGTAATAAATAATTGGTTAAAAATCTCAGTTCTGCAAGCATTCTAAATCAGTGAGGCTGCTCAGATGGCTGAAGTAGTGCAGGTGTGTAGATGATTTCAGAGCCCATCTTCTGCCCATTTACTACTTTTACAACACTCTTGGAGAGATGTTTTAATGGTGTCTGCATGTCACAGTAAAATCTGTTAACCATAATTCAAAGATCCACAAGCCCTTTTTCATACAtgtacacacaaaaaataaatgtaaaaaccTGAGAACACAAAACATCATCATCTGATGttacaaatgcattttgatAGTAAttaattcaaagcaaaaagttTTATGatgtattattttgcttttgtaagaAATCAGTATAATCCTTGGGCTTGTATAGAATTTGGTGCACTGTCCAGGCTGTagattttgcaaaaaaagtgagaaaggtATCAGTGTTTCTTTGCATTGTgactattttaaacaaaatcttgATAGTGTAATGATTAAGCAATCATAgattttattgattttaattgCATTGTATATTGCTGATCTCTGGCAGGGAACCTGAAATGATTGCAAACTTgttgggggggaaaaacagGAGAGCAAGAGAGTGCATGTTGTGTTTAATAGTAGTGTTTGTAgttcttccccaccccctgcatTTAATATAATCTTTGTATGAAAGAAGGCAATGATGTATGAAGTCCTTAAGGACTTTTAGTTATTCTGAAAGTCTAATAAATTGTGGAATTATCAGGTCCTTAAGTTAAAGTACTAAAAGGATGGTTGCAGGTATTGCTTGGAAGCTCTAAGACTAAAACTAAATGTGTAGTTCTGATATGAAATGGAAGCAGACAACTTTAATTTGCCTATAGCACTTCCCTTTTAACCTGTGACTTTAAAAACTGTTATATAGGTCCGTACTATTTCAGGAAGGGTTTTTGTAACACATGTGTCTTCTAGTTGTTTTATACGCCCTGGCTTAAAATGTTGATGTGTAGGAggaaaacacttgaaaaagaaaaaagatttgtcTGGTAAACTTGAGAAAATAGGCAGTAGTAATTATATCTTTTAATATGCATCACAGCAATATAGCAAGAATAATGACAGATGCATGGCAAGTATGAGATGGTGACAGTAAAAAAATACTCTTGGGAGGGACAGTGTTGAGTAAACTGTGTGCATGCAGATAATGTTCAGTGTATTGAATTACACTGGTAATGATGCAATACGGTTGCTAATGTTCAGCCTGCATGAAGTAGGATGTTCTGATATATAatcttgcttatttttattacatgttgctttttttgtaaaatatcctagcaatgtttttcttaatatggtagtatcttattttttttataatacttCTGCTTTAGGTCCTGTTTTCCACTGATCTTTGCAGCACGGGGCAAGGAAATTCTTGTTAATAAGATGTTTCAGTCTAGATTTGAGAATCCTAATCCAGAGACTGTTCCTTTTCTTAAGAATAACTGGATTCCTACTGTACAAGCATGGAAGTGGTCTTACACTATCGACCACATGAGAGGGATCtaataaaactgcagaaatttgcagaagcagcagtgaaGGAGTTTCCTATTCGTCAGTTACCAAGATTTACACCCTGGTTTCCAAATGATTTATACAGACTTCCCCTCAAACCAAAAAAGCGGCCACCTGTTATTTCCTGCGAGGAAGCAGAAGAATTGAAACAGCTTTCTACAGCTTCAGAATATGTTACAGGATCTCCTGATTATGACTGCACAAAAAATCTGCTTGAGTTTCAGTCTAACATGAAACATGGGCAAACTTTAATCCAAGCACAAACTGTTCACAGACCAATTAACTTGGAGAACCAAGGAGAACCACCAcctaatggaaaacaaaagttgAAAAGGTCTTGGAGTGTCTCTCTCCCTAGCTGTAAGCGTAAAGAAAAGATTCTTCCTTTATCTCAagaactgcaaaataatttggaaaGGCTAAAACTGCATGCATTTTATAGAGCGAAGTGGACAATTGAACAGTCTATTTGTAATAATCAGAATTTGGAGGACATCTGGATAAAACTGAATAGACTCATCAAGCAGAATGAATTGCCATCTTGCAATGCTACTATCCAAAGATCTATGGGACAGATATGGATTTTCTGTGATATATTATACTGTGAATATGTTAGAAATATTCTTAGGGAGAAGCTAAGCCTTACTGATAAAATGAATTTGCTTGTACATAGATTTGGAATTATATTTAGTTTATAATTGTAAGATAGTTTCATAATAAAATTGCTGTCTGAAGTACTAGAGTTTTTAAGCAGCTTAGAATATACAAACTTTAGAACAACTGATGAATTAATAAGCTGAAAACTACTTAATATTACTTTGCTACAGTTTTTTAACTgtaataatatatttatttaactttGTATTTTCAGAAGATTTATGAATGGTTCTATTAAGATTAGTAAGCTTCTGTTTGGCTTAGTACTgcattttgtagcttttttctACAGTGGTggtctaaaagaaaaaaaataaaataaaaattccagaCTATTATGTCAAGCTGTgtcagataaaaatatttttccttctcctaaTTTCAAAGAAGCAGAGCGAGGATGTACTTGGCTTGACTGAAAACATAAATTTTGTTAAGTGATTTGTTAAAATCGCTATAAGgatctgtaattatttttgacACTGAGACTTTCAGGATATGATTATTTCCTGAACTAATAATATTGTGTGTTTTAATGAAGGCATAGCTCTCACATTGAAATGCAGACTTACTTTGTATTGCATGTATATGCTGTCTTAGTAACATTATCTATATTTTCCCAGAAATACTAATGAAATTTTCAATGGAAGTTgtgtgctgaaaaataattaacaacTTGGCATTTGCTGTTTTATGACTTGgtaataagatttttttcctgatgtgtcTGGCCTTTTGTCTCTAATTATATTGGCGAACAAAAAGCACTAACTTCCAGCTATGGGTcaggaaattaagaaatgaGACTTCTATCTGTTGTCATTATGGAAGGTAAAGGTCTCTGAGGATTTGAATGCATTTTATGGTGATAAAAGGCTGAGTTCAGTGTGACTTTTTGTCATCTGAAAGAATAAAGTGTTTCAAGGTCATGCTGTCCCTGCTCAATTCAATGTTTGGAGGGTCAGCAAAACAGTTAAACTGGGATCAATATGATTGCAAGGATATGTATTTCTCTTAGGTACCCCTGCTAACTCCAGGTAATTTAGCTGTAG from Gavia stellata isolate bGavSte3 chromosome Z, bGavSte3.hap2, whole genome shotgun sequence carries:
- the SHLD3 gene encoding shieldin complex subunit 3 → MEVVLHYRPHERDLIKLQKFAEAAVKEFPIRQLPRFTPWFPNDLYRLPLKPKKRPPVISCEEAEELKQLSTASEYVTGSPDYDCTKNLLEFQSNMKHGQTLIQAQTVHRPINLENQGEPPPNGKQKLKRSWSVSLPSCKRKEKILPLSQELQNNLERLKLHAFYRAKWTIEQSICNNQNLEDIWIKLNRLIKQNELPSCNATIQRSMGQIWIFCDILYCEYVRNILREKLSLTDKMNLLVHRFGIIFSL